Proteins found in one Nostoc sp. NIES-3756 genomic segment:
- a CDS encoding PAS domain S-box protein: MIKYISSAMPIPHYTILILGNAPEDRSIYCHYLSQDTLATYDVVEIETRLETLAHLAQNKPDLILLDYQLLNIDGWGFLNELRWQLESWEIPIIMLVGQEDEELAVQTIKCGVSDYLVKDNLTCIRFCHTVYSTLKTSHLRQQLQASDRKYQQALKALKASEAELQGLFNAMVDVVLVVDRQGRYLKVAPTGTDKLDLLPEDLIGKTAHEVLPTHLADKFVNLIGQTLATQQPSECEYSLKIGNKEIWFHAKVAPISPETVIWAARDITTAKHNEIIHQQAEKALEENQILLQIVMDSLPIAIFWKDRNSRFLGCNSQMLLDAGLSSAAEIIGKTDFDMPWQEQAALYQADDRIVIDSGQPKFNIEEPLIKGDKQTVWLRTSKIPLCNPHGEIIGVLTSYEDITERKKIEQALQASERRYATLAASVPVGIFRSDLKGNCLYVNEYGCQITGLTPQEAVRYGWVRAIHPEDRNMVLGEWYCCLQTTNIYSVEHRFLLPDGTQTWVFVQSVPEKDLDGKVTGYVGTITDITRRKQAQEALRRSEQLYRTLVDNFPNGAVVLFDHDLRYLLVGGLGLGSVGLSKAKMEGKTLWEIFPPEVCELVAPFCRQALAGESVVAEISYSDRHYITHHIPVRDEQGNVIAGITMTQNITERKKAEQERDRLLRILAEQNQTLESQVSQRTLELQQTKERFRNLVETSSDWVWEVDECGAYTYASPQIINLLGYTPEEVLGKTPFDLMPPEEAQRVLNEFIKFVAQQAPFQCLENTNLHKDGRLITLETSAVPIFDVDGKFCGYRGMDRDVTIRKSVQEALRENEARFERITANVPGAMYQYILHADGSNKFTYMSDRAQEIFELEPATILGNAGVLCALVNLDDIGLFHESMARSAISLQQMSWEGRLITPSGSLKWIQCMSQPEKQANGDILWDGLIIDVSDRRRKELENKGLKERLEFVLSASPAVIYTCQISDNFAATFISDNVQHILGYTPEQWLTEPDFWVNRIHPEDSTNVFAELENIQEQEYHLYQYRFLHQDGSYRWIEDEYRVVRDKTGKAVEIIGYVVDISEQQAALQERELAQEAMRLSEERLLLALEASGDGLWDWNITTNELYLSPQWLGMLGFEVGELPSHFSTWERLVHPEDLPYMIEKLNAHLQDGSIPYQLDYRVQTKEGEYRWIANYGKAVVRDEDGKALRMTGTHRDISEAKKAESELRQANEKLAISNHELARATRLKDEFLATISHELRTPLNAILGISEGLQDQVFGVIDEKQRRALQTIERSGKHLLELINDVLDLSKIEAGQMELHYTQIAINSLCQSSLAFISQQAFQKRIQVEVNIQSHLPDLMLDELRIRQVLINLLNNAVKFTPEGGKVTLKVTHERITHPTQTTPLQDFIRFAVMDTGIGIAAENIKKLFQPFIQIDSALNRQYNGTGLGLALVKRIVEMHDGKVGVNSELGVGSCFSVDLPCIGVCEFPPESVNLGSPELNFTVNEIGEHSPLILLAEDSEANIFTISGYLETVGYRVILAKNGQEAIALTKAQIPNLILMDIQMPGIDGLEAIKQIRLDKNFANIPIIALTALAMSGDKEKCLAAGANDYLPKPVKLKQLAAIIKKLLATKQLTIDS, encoded by the coding sequence ATGATTAAATACATATCATCGGCAATGCCAATACCCCATTACACAATTTTGATTCTGGGCAATGCCCCAGAAGATAGATCCATCTACTGCCATTACTTAAGTCAGGACACACTTGCTACCTATGATGTAGTGGAGATAGAGACAAGATTAGAGACGTTGGCACACCTAGCTCAAAATAAACCAGACTTAATATTGCTAGACTATCAACTCCTAAATATAGATGGATGGGGATTTCTGAATGAGTTGAGATGGCAACTTGAAAGCTGGGAAATTCCCATAATTATGTTAGTCGGGCAGGAAGATGAGGAATTAGCTGTTCAAACTATCAAATGTGGTGTATCGGACTATTTAGTCAAGGACAACCTCACCTGTATTAGATTTTGCCACACAGTTTATTCTACGTTAAAAACAAGCCATCTAAGACAGCAACTACAAGCTAGCGATCGCAAATATCAACAAGCACTAAAAGCCCTCAAAGCTTCAGAAGCGGAACTCCAAGGGCTGTTTAATGCTATGGTTGATGTAGTCCTGGTGGTAGATAGACAGGGACGTTACCTCAAAGTTGCTCCCACTGGTACAGACAAACTTGACTTACTACCTGAAGATTTAATTGGTAAAACAGCCCATGAAGTTCTACCTACTCATCTTGCAGATAAATTTGTCAATTTGATTGGGCAAACTCTGGCAACACAGCAACCCTCAGAGTGCGAATATAGTTTAAAAATAGGCAATAAAGAAATTTGGTTTCATGCTAAAGTTGCACCCATTTCACCAGAAACAGTGATTTGGGCTGCACGAGATATCACCACAGCCAAGCACAACGAAATCATTCACCAACAGGCAGAAAAAGCTTTAGAGGAAAACCAAATCCTGTTGCAGATTGTCATGGATAGCCTACCCATAGCCATATTTTGGAAAGACCGCAACAGTCGATTTTTAGGTTGCAATAGTCAAATGCTTTTAGATGCGGGACTATCTTCAGCAGCAGAGATCATTGGCAAAACCGATTTTGATATGCCTTGGCAAGAACAAGCAGCACTTTATCAAGCAGACGATCGCATCGTTATAGATTCGGGTCAGCCTAAATTTAATATTGAAGAACCTTTGATCAAAGGTGACAAGCAAACGGTTTGGTTACGTACTAGTAAAATACCCCTGTGCAATCCTCATGGGGAAATTATTGGCGTTCTCACCAGCTATGAAGATATTACAGAACGTAAAAAGATTGAGCAGGCACTACAAGCAAGTGAACGACGTTATGCTACTTTGGCAGCATCAGTTCCCGTCGGCATTTTCCGTAGTGATTTAAAGGGAAATTGTTTATATGTTAACGAGTATGGGTGTCAAATTACTGGATTAACTCCCCAAGAAGCAGTCCGCTATGGCTGGGTTAGAGCCATACACCCCGAAGACCGAAATATGGTGTTAGGAGAATGGTACTGCTGCCTGCAAACAACTAATATTTATAGTGTAGAACATCGGTTTTTACTGCCAGATGGCACACAAACGTGGGTATTTGTGCAATCAGTTCCCGAAAAAGATTTAGATGGCAAGGTAACTGGTTACGTGGGAACCATCACTGATATTACTAGACGCAAACAAGCACAAGAAGCGTTGCGCCGTAGTGAACAACTATATCGCACCTTAGTAGATAACTTTCCTAATGGTGCGGTTGTGTTGTTTGACCATGACTTGCGTTACCTACTTGTTGGTGGCTTAGGTCTGGGTAGCGTAGGTCTGAGCAAGGCCAAAATGGAAGGAAAAACCCTTTGGGAAATCTTTCCACCAGAAGTATGTGAACTCGTAGCCCCTTTTTGTAGGCAAGCATTGGCTGGAGAATCAGTAGTTGCGGAGATTTCTTATAGCGATCGCCACTACATTACCCATCATATTCCTGTACGAGATGAGCAGGGTAATGTGATTGCAGGTATCACTATGACGCAAAATATTACTGAACGCAAAAAAGCAGAACAGGAACGCGATCGCCTGTTGCGAATTTTGGCAGAACAAAATCAGACTTTAGAGTCACAAGTCAGCCAACGCACATTAGAACTGCAACAAACCAAAGAACGCTTCCGCAATCTCGTGGAAACCTCTAGTGATTGGGTATGGGAAGTTGATGAATGTGGGGCTTACACCTACGCCAGCCCACAAATTATCAACCTCTTAGGATATACCCCAGAAGAAGTTTTGGGCAAAACTCCATTCGATTTAATGCCACCAGAAGAAGCACAAAGAGTGTTGAATGAGTTTATCAAATTCGTTGCTCAACAAGCTCCTTTTCAATGCTTAGAAAATACTAACCTTCATAAAGATGGGCGACTGATTACTTTAGAAACAAGCGCAGTGCCGATTTTTGATGTAGATGGAAAATTTTGTGGTTATCGCGGCATGGATCGGGATGTTACTATTCGTAAAAGCGTTCAAGAGGCTTTACGCGAAAACGAAGCGCGATTTGAGCGAATTACTGCCAATGTTCCTGGCGCAATGTATCAATACATTCTTCATGCTGACGGCTCCAATAAATTTACATATATGAGCGATCGCGCTCAAGAAATTTTTGAACTAGAGCCTGCCACAATTCTGGGAAATGCAGGTGTGTTATGTGCTTTAGTTAACTTAGATGATATCGGCTTATTCCACGAGTCGATGGCTCGTTCAGCTATTTCTTTACAGCAAATGTCTTGGGAAGGAAGATTGATTACTCCATCTGGTAGCCTCAAATGGATACAATGTATGTCCCAACCAGAAAAACAAGCCAACGGTGATATTTTATGGGATGGATTAATTATCGATGTTAGCGATCGCCGACGCAAAGAACTGGAAAATAAAGGTCTTAAAGAACGCTTAGAATTTGTCCTTTCAGCTAGTCCGGCAGTTATTTATACCTGCCAAATATCAGACAACTTTGCAGCCACCTTCATCAGCGACAATGTACAGCATATTCTTGGCTATACACCAGAACAATGGCTGACAGAACCAGATTTCTGGGTAAATCGCATCCACCCAGAAGACTCAACAAATGTTTTTGCCGAGCTAGAAAATATCCAAGAGCAAGAATATCACCTATATCAATACCGCTTCCTGCATCAAGATGGCAGCTACCGTTGGATAGAAGACGAATATCGCGTTGTGCGAGACAAAACCGGGAAAGCTGTAGAAATTATTGGTTACGTTGTCGATATCAGCGAACAGCAAGCTGCACTACAAGAGCGTGAACTAGCTCAAGAAGCCATGCGACTGAGTGAAGAACGTCTACTTTTAGCTTTGGAAGCTTCTGGTGATGGCTTATGGGACTGGAATATTACAACTAACGAACTCTACCTCAGTCCTCAATGGCTAGGAATGTTAGGTTTTGAGGTTGGTGAATTACCTAGTCATTTCAGTACATGGGAAAGATTGGTTCACCCAGAAGATTTGCCCTATATGATAGAGAAACTCAACGCTCATCTTCAGGATGGCTCTATTCCCTATCAACTTGATTATCGAGTTCAAACTAAAGAAGGTGAATATAGGTGGATTGCTAACTATGGTAAAGCTGTAGTTCGAGATGAAGATGGTAAAGCCCTACGGATGACTGGCACTCATCGGGACATTTCCGAAGCGAAAAAGGCTGAATCAGAACTACGCCAAGCTAACGAGAAATTAGCCATTTCTAACCATGAACTCGCCCGTGCTACCCGTCTTAAAGATGAGTTCCTTGCTACCATCAGCCACGAACTACGCACCCCACTAAATGCGATTCTGGGTATATCAGAGGGGTTGCAAGATCAGGTGTTTGGAGTCATTGACGAAAAACAAAGACGGGCATTGCAAACTATTGAGCGTAGTGGTAAACATCTACTGGAATTAATTAACGACGTTTTGGATTTATCTAAAATTGAAGCCGGACAGATGGAGTTACACTATACTCAAATAGCTATCAACTCGCTGTGTCAATCCAGTTTGGCGTTTATTAGTCAGCAAGCTTTCCAAAAACGCATCCAGGTTGAGGTAAATATTCAATCCCATCTGCCAGATTTAATGCTGGATGAGTTGCGTATCCGTCAGGTTCTGATTAATTTACTCAACAATGCTGTAAAGTTTACACCAGAAGGTGGAAAAGTTACCTTAAAAGTTACTCACGAAAGAATTACCCACCCAACACAGACAACACCTCTGCAAGATTTTATTCGCTTTGCAGTCATGGATACAGGTATCGGTATCGCTGCGGAGAACATCAAAAAACTGTTTCAACCTTTCATCCAAATTGATAGTGCTTTAAACCGCCAATATAACGGCACTGGTTTAGGTTTAGCTCTAGTCAAGCGGATTGTAGAAATGCACGATGGCAAGGTAGGGGTAAACAGTGAACTCGGTGTAGGCAGTTGCTTCAGTGTTGATTTACCCTGTATTGGAGTCTGCGAATTTCCGCCTGAGTCTGTAAATTTAGGATCACCTGAGCTAAATTTTACCGTAAATGAAATAGGAGAACATTCACCGCTAATTTTGCTGGCAGAAGATAGCGAGGCGAATATTTTTACGATCTCTGGCTATTTAGAAACAGTAGGATATCGAGTTATATTAGCCAAAAACGGTCAAGAAGCGATCGCCCTCACCAAAGCCCAAATTCCCAACTTGATTTTAATGGATATTCAAATGCCAGGAATTGATGGTTTAGAGGCAATCAAGCAGATTCGATTAGATAAAAACTTTGCTAACATTCCCATCATTGCCTTGACAGCTTTAGCAATGTCAGGTGACAAAGAAAAATGTTTAGCAGCCGGCGCAAACGACTATCTCCCCAAACCCGTCAAACTCAAGCAACTAGCAGCTATTATCAAGAAACTTTTAGCTACAAAGCAGTTGACAATTGACAGTTGA
- a CDS encoding response regulator — MDSFAAETTVLLVEDNPSDILLIQRAFRKVGITNPLQIVNDGDAAVLYLSGEEPYSDRHLYPLPVLILLDLKLPRRSGDEVLMWLRQKPGLKRLPVVVLTASRQSIDINRLYDLGVNAYMVKPVAFDDLVEIVNILNRHWISLNEKPQLNFE; from the coding sequence ATGGATAGCTTTGCGGCAGAGACAACGGTTTTATTAGTGGAGGATAACCCCTCCGATATTTTGTTAATCCAAAGGGCTTTCCGCAAGGTGGGAATTACTAACCCACTGCAAATAGTTAATGATGGCGATGCAGCTGTGCTGTATTTATCTGGGGAGGAACCATATAGCGATCGCCATCTTTACCCATTACCAGTTTTAATTCTACTTGATTTGAAACTTCCTCGTCGTTCTGGAGATGAGGTTTTGATGTGGTTACGTCAAAAACCTGGTTTGAAGCGTTTACCTGTGGTGGTATTGACGGCTTCTCGTCAGTCTATAGATATTAATCGTCTTTACGATTTAGGGGTCAATGCCTATATGGTTAAACCTGTTGCTTTTGATGACTTAGTTGAGATTGTCAACATTCTAAATCGTCACTGGATTTCTTTAAATGAAAAACCACAATTAAATTTTGAGTAA
- a CDS encoding hybrid sensor histidine kinase/response regulator: MVLRILLIDDNPHDRLLAIHALEREFSDLLLQQVIRAEELEQALSTGEFDVVITDYQLRWNDGITVLREFKNRYPDLPVIMFTNSGSQEVAVEAMKSGLDDYVIKSPNHYMRLPVAVRLAMERTETRRKVTGLEMRFQTLLDQLNVGVYRLTADNFLLEANSAFLNLLGLDSLEKVPEDGTLESYFQQGEYDQLLKTLKQNGNARDREVLLHRVDGSTIWVRISKTFTTIGGSQVIDGIIEDITARKLAQKALQESETRFRWLFASNVIGIAFWNLDGKVIEANDAYLQLVGYTREELLGGAINLEKMTPIEDKQINRQVLNELQQFGFSAPIEKYYIHKTGRLVPILIACAFIEDSQSDGIAFVIDLTERKQAEQEREELLAREKTARTQAEAANRIKDEFLAILSHELRSPLNPILGWSKIITRQNLSQAKITEGLAIIERNANLLAQLIKDLLDVSQILRGKLTLNISPVNLETTISAALETVRLAAEAKSIQIYKVIGLNIGSVLGDITRLQQVVWNLLANAIKFTPNGGRVEIRLAKVGTYAQIQISDTGIGITPDFLPYVFDSFRQADSRSTRKFGGLGLGLAIVKHIVEMHGGTVTAQSPGEGQGSTFSVKLPLMQVRNQITQDAEQPQNPSELDGVKVLLVDDETDSRQLAAFVMQTSGAEVTQAKSALEALQALIKSKPDVLVLDIGMPEINGYMLLQQIRCLSPEEGGQTPAIALTAYAGQLDKEKAISVGFQAHLSKPVEPTELVEVISRVLEER; encoded by the coding sequence ATGGTATTACGTATTCTCTTAATTGATGATAATCCTCATGATCGCTTGCTGGCAATTCATGCCTTAGAACGAGAGTTTAGCGATTTGCTTCTTCAGCAAGTAATTCGTGCTGAAGAATTAGAGCAAGCATTATCAACAGGAGAATTTGACGTAGTAATTACCGATTATCAATTGCGCTGGAATGATGGGATTACAGTTTTGAGAGAATTTAAAAATCGTTATCCTGATTTACCTGTGATTATGTTTACTAACAGTGGCTCACAGGAAGTTGCTGTGGAAGCAATGAAGTCAGGGTTAGATGATTATGTAATTAAATCACCCAATCATTATATGCGTTTACCTGTAGCTGTGCGCTTGGCAATGGAGCGGACGGAAACTCGCCGCAAAGTTACAGGGTTGGAAATGCGTTTTCAAACCTTACTCGATCAACTTAATGTGGGAGTATATAGGCTCACAGCAGATAATTTTTTGTTAGAAGCTAACAGTGCATTTTTGAATTTGTTGGGATTAGATTCTTTAGAAAAAGTACCGGAGGATGGAACACTGGAATCCTATTTCCAGCAGGGAGAATATGATCAACTCTTAAAAACACTAAAACAAAATGGCAATGCCCGCGATCGCGAAGTGTTATTACATCGTGTAGATGGCAGTACAATTTGGGTGAGGATTAGTAAAACTTTTACTACTATTGGTGGTAGTCAAGTCATTGATGGCATTATTGAGGACATTACAGCCCGTAAACTAGCCCAAAAAGCATTACAAGAAAGCGAAACAAGATTTAGATGGTTGTTTGCATCTAATGTCATTGGCATTGCTTTTTGGAATTTAGATGGCAAAGTTATAGAAGCGAATGATGCCTATCTGCAATTAGTTGGCTATACACGGGAGGAATTGCTAGGTGGCGCTATAAACTTGGAAAAAATGACTCCTATAGAAGATAAACAAATCAATCGCCAAGTTCTCAATGAGCTACAGCAATTTGGGTTTTCGGCTCCCATAGAAAAGTATTACATACACAAAACAGGTCGATTAGTTCCTATCCTCATTGCCTGTGCATTTATTGAAGACTCTCAATCTGATGGTATAGCTTTTGTCATCGACCTCACCGAGCGCAAGCAAGCCGAACAGGAAAGAGAAGAGTTGTTAGCAAGGGAAAAAACAGCACGCACTCAAGCCGAAGCTGCTAACCGTATCAAAGATGAATTTTTGGCGATTTTATCCCATGAATTGCGATCGCCACTTAATCCGATCCTGGGTTGGTCTAAAATCATCACAAGGCAAAATTTGAGTCAAGCAAAAATTACAGAAGGCTTGGCAATTATTGAGCGTAATGCTAACTTGTTGGCGCAACTGATTAAAGACTTGTTAGATGTTTCGCAAATTCTGCGCGGTAAACTGACTCTGAATATTTCCCCTGTAAATTTAGAAACTACAATTTCCGCAGCCTTAGAAACAGTCCGGTTGGCAGCAGAAGCCAAATCAATTCAAATATATAAGGTGATAGGGTTGAATATAGGTTCGGTATTGGGAGATATTACCCGCTTACAGCAGGTAGTTTGGAATTTGTTGGCAAATGCAATTAAATTCACACCCAACGGAGGCCGTGTAGAGATACGTTTAGCAAAAGTTGGCACATATGCTCAAATTCAAATCAGCGATACAGGTATAGGAATTACGCCTGATTTTCTCCCCTATGTGTTTGACAGTTTCCGCCAAGCAGACAGTAGAAGTACTAGAAAATTTGGTGGCTTGGGCTTAGGTTTAGCTATTGTCAAACATATAGTAGAAATGCACGGTGGCACTGTTACAGCACAGAGTCCGGGTGAAGGTCAAGGAAGTACCTTTAGCGTTAAACTACCATTAATGCAGGTTCGCAACCAGATAACTCAAGATGCCGAACAACCTCAAAATCCTTCAGAGTTAGATGGAGTGAAAGTTTTACTAGTAGATGATGAAACTGATTCTAGACAACTGGCTGCTTTTGTGATGCAAACATCCGGTGCAGAAGTTACACAGGCTAAATCAGCACTTGAAGCACTGCAAGCATTGATAAAGTCAAAACCAGATGTACTGGTACTAGATATCGGTATGCCAGAAATCAATGGTTATATGCTACTGCAACAAATTAGATGCTTATCACCAGAAGAAGGCGGACAAACTCCGGCGATCGCACTGACAGCTTATGCTGGACAATTAGACAAGGAAAAAGCCATCTCAGTAGGCTTTCAAGCACATCTATCTAAGCCTGTAGAGCCTACTGAGTTAGTTGAGGTTATTTCCAGAGTCTTGGAGGAGAGATGA